The Styela clava chromosome 13, kaStyClav1.hap1.2, whole genome shotgun sequence genome has a window encoding:
- the LOC120332545 gene encoding P-selectin-like has protein sequence MKILEVVLFLAVTLPQINRISGTVPGRCQDESWALFEGKCYKAFGPAVSLGGERNHIAARDFCVSLDGYLVSINSETEQSFVNKLMPSGISYWIGLFSIETVQTRTAGWQWADGTVFSYTHWGFNEPNSNSERCVETISTPNIWNDHFCTYEKSFVCEVVAEPVTCSDISFPDPNGMITDCQNSNEPPAGTVCRYVCYPEYVLEGDETRTCQEDGSWSGTDDHSCKVVTCQALVFDDPNGQITGCDNEMDAQIDTVCNFECDSGYTLEGQTSRRCEENGLWSGQAEQFCKIVTCSELSFEGTIECIPENSIEFDTACVFSCPLGKAKISGDVIRFCQADGQWSGIMPVCGALMCSLLTFPAGSVVCNPSDSIVYGTVCSFECPSGYEPDVQGLTMTCEADQDWSGSMPTSCQPVDCGSYPDVLNGQSMCDGTTYQKTCFAICNLGYKVKNAQSQCMADGQWGVPALECSRIICSDLDFNNQPGKMTCNPPGFGYPSTCSFICFDGYELKGSETLTCQKDAMWDDIEPTCLDVYCPALSLEGGIVDCSDEWEYSSECTFKCNFPLTLYGEDEITCRANGRWSSPVPECKLFDPKCDDAMAPIICVDNCETNSDCEESEVCCKSPCGLTCKKIKDDPKKPLLNLNKRTVLALLLAGANRQPRPVYRPVCPSCYVNACIRTSCPTFLNAVCRTSCNGCKKHFFNPSNLRQDIASQCDCPPNSPPNPRCGGYMCNGVGCANFPQAECRVYGCGPICYLQFFDRFGRRVPCKRQATCQPGINLIDRCSRGCLGTTCPKYPGAHCRVPCPGCPAHFYNQKTNQPILDCV, from the exons ATGAAGATTTTGGAAGTCGTGCTTTTTCTTGCGGTAACATTACCGCAAATTAACAGAATTTCGGGAACAG TTCCAGGACGTTGTCAAGACGAAAGTTGGGCACTCTTTGAAGGGAAGTGTTATAAAGCATTTGGTCCCGCTGTTAGTTTGGGCGG CGAACGAAATCACATTGCTGCAAGGGATTTTTGTGTCTCACTTGACGGCTATCTTGTTAGCATCAATTCAGAAACAGAACAGTCATTCGTTAACAAATTAATGCCCTCGGGTATTTCATattggattggattattttcaaTCGAAACAG TTCAGACACGAACAGCCGGCTGGCAATGGGCCGATGGAACAGTTTTCTCTTACACACATTGGGGGTTTAATGAGCCCAATAGCAACAGCGAGAGATGCGTGGAAACTATATCAACACCAAACATATGGAACGATCACTTTTGTACCTATGAAAAATCATTTGTCTGTGAAGTAGTTGCTGAAC CTGTCACTTGTTCTGATATATCCTTTCCTGATCCTAATGGAATGATAACCGATTGTCAAAACAGCAATGAACCTCCGGCCGGTACGGTATGCCG ATATGTTTGTTATCCAGAATATGTATTGGAAGGTGATGAAACTCGAACATGTCAGGAGGATGGATCATGGAGCGGCACTGATGATCACTCGTGTAAAg TTGTTACTTGTCAAGCGCTGGTGTTTGATGATCCCAATGGTCAAATCACTGGCTGTGATAATGAAATGGACGCACAAATTGACACTGTATGCAA TTTCGAATGCGATTCGGGATATACGCTAGAAGGTCAAACATCAAGACGTTGTGAGGAGAATGGTTTATGGTCCGGACAAGCAGAGCAGTTTTGCAAAA ttgtcACTTGCTCTGAGCTTTCTTTCGAAGGAACAATCGAATGCATACCAGAAAATAGCATTGAATTCGATACAGCTTGCGT TTTTTCCTGTCCTTTGGGTAAAGCAAAAATATCGGGTGATGTTATAAGATTTTGTCAAGCAGATGGGCAATGGTCTGGAATCATGCCAGTTTGTGGAG CTCTAATGTGCTCGTTGCTAACTTTTCCTGCTGGATCCGTTGTTTGCAATCCATCGGACTCAATTGTTTACGGCACTGTATGCAG ttttgagtgCCCTTCTGGTTACGAGCCTGACGTACAAGGATTGACAATGACTTGTGAGGCGGATCAAGATTGGTCTGGAAGTATGCCAACGTCATGTCAAC CTGTTGACTGCGGATCGTATCCAGATGTTCTAAACGGGCAGTCTATGTGTGATGGTACAACATATCAAAAAACATGCTT cgccATCTGCAATTTGGGTTACAAAGTGAAAAATGCGCAATCCCAGTGCATGGCTGATGGACAGTGGGGTGTTCCTGCTCTCGAATGTTCAA GAATTATTTGTTCCGACCTTGATTTCAACAATCAACCTGGAAAAATGACTTGCAATCCTCCCGGTTTCGGTTACCCGAGTACTTGCAG TTTCATATGCTTCGATGGCTACGAATTGAAGGGATCAGAAACATTAACTTGCCAAAAAGATGCAATGTGGGATGATATTGAACCAACATGTTTAG ACGTCTACTGCCCAGCATTATCGTTAGAAGGTGGGATTGTTGATTGTTCAGACGAATGGGAGTATTCAAGTGAATGCAC tttcaaatgcaattttccTTTGACACTTTACGGAGAAGATGAAATAACATGTCGGGCTAATGGACGATGGTCAAGTCCAGTTCCAGAATGCAAAC TTTTCGATCCAAAATGTGACGATGCTATGGCACCAATAATTTGCGTGGATAATTGTGAAACAAATTCTGATTGCGAAGAATCGGAAGTTTGTTGTAAGAGTCCATGCGGACTAACATGTAAAAAAATTAAGGACGATCCTAAAAAGCCATTGCTAA atcTGAATAAAAGAACAGTCCTTGCTCTTTTGCTTGCCGGTGCAAACAGACAACCGCGTCCGGTATATAGGCCTGTATGTCCAAGTTGTTACGTTAACGCATGTATCAGAACAAGTTGTCCAACGTTTCTCAATGCGGTGTGCAGAACAAGTTGTAATGGATGTAAAAAACATTTCTTTAATCCATCCAATCTCAGACAGGATATTGCAAGCCAAt GTGATTGTCCACCGAATAGTCCACCAAACCCAAGGTGTGGTGGATATATGTGCAACGGAGTTGGATGTGCAAACTTCCCACAAGCTGAGTGTCGTGTGTACGGTTGTGGGCCAATATGCTATTTGCAGTTTTTCGATAGATTTGGACGAAGAGTACCATGCAAAAGACAAG cAACTTGTCAGCCTGGAATAAACTTGATTGACCGTTGTAGCAGAGGATGCCTTGGTACTACTTGTCCAAAATATCCTGGAGCTCATTGTCGAGTTCCGTGTCCGGGATGTCCAGCACATTTCTACAATCAGAAAACGAATCAACCTATTCTTGATTGTgtgtaa
- the LOC120332133 gene encoding uncharacterized protein LOC120332133: MKSILFKCVIFAAFYTQGCTITCYDCVDCAFVNNSTTVASSEDDPSIPDKRLVDACFTFNGRVSGVRTIIRGYGWSLGEFCIEQNQQGAVGEFCYCYKDFCNEASKLSYHIEAMILTSAVIWKIVA, encoded by the exons ATGAAGAGCATACTCTTCAAATGTGTCATATTTGCTGCATTTTATACACAAG GTTGTACAATAACGTGTTATGATTGTGTCGATTGTGCTTTTGTAAATAACTCAACCACAGTTGCATCGTCAGAAGATGATCCTTCGATACCCGACAAACGACTAGTTGATGCTTGTTTCACTTTCAATGGTCGAGTCAGTG GAGTAAGAACTATCATACGAGGATATGGATGGTCATTAGGAGAATTCTGTATAGAACAAAACCAACAAGGAGCAGTTGGAGAATTTTGCTATTGCTATAAAG attTCTGCAATGAAGCGTCCAAGCTGAGTTATCATATTGAAGCAATGATTCTTACTTCTGCAGTTATATGGAAAATAGTTGCCTAA
- the LOC120333021 gene encoding uncharacterized protein LOC120333021 — protein sequence MSVKKGIFIVAAKRTAFGTYGGALKSHSANDLQAITNAAALTAGNVQPDAIDAAYCGNVMQSSSDAAYIARHAALKCKVPVHVPALTVNRLCGSGFQSIISGAQEIELGHINIALCGGAENMSQAPYAVRNIRFGTKLGMDLKMEDTLWAGLTDMYCKTPMGITAENLAQKYGITRADADAFALRSQQRWGEAHKAGRFNEEITPVTIKTRKGPTDFNVDEHPRPDTTPEQIAKLPPVFLKEGTVNAGNASGVCDGAASVIIASEEACAKHNLKPLARLVSYNSVGCEPTIMGIGPVSAVKNALSAANLSLDDMDLCEVNEAFAPQYLAVEKELGLNPDKTNVDGGAIALGHPLGASGTRITAHLVHEMRRRGVKYAVGSACIGGGQGIALILENILELQNMSIKKGIFIVAAKRTAFGTYGGALKEHSVVELQAIANAAALHAGNVKPDVIDAAFCGSVMQTCTDAAYIARHAALKCKVPVHVPALTVNRLCGSGFQSIISGTQEIELGLINVALCGGSENMSQTPYTVYNARFGTKLGIDLKMEDALWAGLTDSYCKTPMAITAEKLAEKYGITRVDADAFALKSQKRWEEAHKAGRFLEEITPITSKTREGPKEFDVDEHPNPGITAEEIAKLPPAFLKDGTINAGNASGVCDGAASVIIANEDACTKHNLKPLARLVSYNSVGCEPSIMGIGPAPAIQNALSAANLKLEDMDLCEVNESFAPQYLAVEKELGLNPDKTNVDGGAIALGHPLGASGTRITAHLVHEMRRRGVKYSVGSACIGGGQGIALILENAL from the exons ATGTCAGTCAAAAAAG GTATCTTTATTGTCGCTGCCAAGCGAACGGCTTTTGGTACATATGGTGGTGCTTTAAAAAGTCACAGTGCAAATGACCTTCAAGCTATCACAAATGCAGCAGCTTTAACAGCAGGAAATGTGCAACCAGATGCTATTGATGCAGCATATTGTGGCAATGTCATGCAA AGCTCATCGGACGCAGCTTACATTGCCAGGCATGCAGCATTAAAATGTAAAGTGCCAGTTCATGTTCCAGCTCTTACAGTGAATCGGTTATGTGGATCTGGATTTCAATCAATTATTTCTGGCGCTCAAGAAATTGAGCTAGGTCATATAAATATTGCTCTGTGTGGTGGAGCAGAGAATATGAGTCAAGCTCCATATGCAGTTCGTAATATTAGATTTGGTACAAAATTGGGAATGGATCTAAAG ATGGAAGACACTCTTTGGGCTGGCCTTACTGATATGTATTGTAAAACCCCTATGGGAATAACTGCAGAAAATCttgcacaaaaatatggtattaCAAGAGCAGATGCTGATGCCTTTGCATTAAGGTCTCAACAGAGGTGGGGAGAAG CACATAAAGCTGGTCGTTTTAATGAAGAAATCACACCTGTTACAATTAAAACAAGAAAAGGACCAACAGACTTCAATGTCGATGAACATCCACGTCCAGATACAACTCCAGAGCAAATTGCAAAACTACCTCCAGTGTTTTTAAAAGAAGGAACTGTGAACGCAGGAAACGCCAGC GGAGTATGTGATGGAGCAGCCAGTGTGATAATAGCCAGTGAAGAAGCATGTGCAAAGCATAATTTGAAACCGTTGGCCAGATTAGTTTCATACAACTCAGTTGGATGTGAACCTACTATAATGGGGATAG GTCCAGTTTCTGCAGTTAAAAATGCGCTTTCTGCGGCCAATCTCAGTCTTGATGATATGGATCTCTGTGAG GTCAATGAAGCTTTTGCGCCACAATATCTGGCAGTAGAAAAAGAATTGGGACTCAATCCTGATAAAACTAACGTAGATGGTGGAGCAATTGCACTTGGTCATCCTCTTGGTGCTTCTGGAACAAGAATAACGGCACATCTTGTGCATGAAATGAG GCGCCGTGGAGTAAAGTATGCTGTTGGCTCTGCGTGTATTGGCGGTGGACAAGGCATCGCACTTATTTTGGAGAAT ATTCTGGAACTTCAAAACATGTCAATCAAAAAAG GAATCTTTATAGTCGCGGCCAAGCGAACTGCATTTGGTACATACGGTGGGGCGTTGAAAGAACACAGTGTGGTTGAATTGCAAGCGATCGCAAATGCAGCAGCTTTACATGCTGGAAACGTGAAACCCGATGTGATTGATGCAGCATTCTGTGGCAGTGTCATGCAA ACATGCACGGATGCAGCGTATATTGCAAGACATGCAGCATTAAAATGTAAAGTGCCCGTCCATGTCCCAGCGCTCACGGTAAATCGGTTATGTGGTTCCGGATTCCAATCAATTATTTCTGGCACACAAGAAATTGAGCTGGGTCTTATAAATGTTGCTTTATGTGGTGGATCAGAAAATATGAGTCAGACTCCTTATACCGTATATAATGCTAGATTTGGCACCAAACTCGGAATAGATTTGAAG ATGGAAGATGCACTTTGGGCTGGCCTTACTGATTCATATTGCAAAACACCCATGGCAATTACAGCAGAGAAACTGGCGGAAAAGTATGGTATCACACGTGTAGACGCTGATGCTTTCGCATTAAAGTCTCAAAAAAGATGGGAAGAAG CACACAAAGCTGGCCGATTCTTGGAAGAAATTACCCCCATCACAAGTAAAACGAGAGAGGGTCCAAAAGAATTTGACGTGGATGAACATCCCAATCCTGGTATAACGGCAGAAGAAATTGCAAAACTGCCACCGGCGTTTTTAAAGGACGGAACTATAAATGCAGGAAATGCAAGT GGAGTATGTGATGGAGCAGCCAGTGTGATAATAGCCAATGAAGATGCATGTACAAAGCATAATTTGAAACCGTTGGCCAGATTAGTTTCATACAACTCTGTTGGATGTGAACCTAGTATAATGGGTATAG GACCGGCTCCTGCGATTCAAAATGCACTTTCCGCGGCTAACCTCAAGCTCGAAGATATGGATTTATGCGAG gtCAATGAGTCTTTTGCTCCCCAATATCTGGCAGTAGAAAAAGAATTAGGACTCAATCCTGATAAAACTAATGTAGATGGTGGAGCGATTGCACTTGGTCATCCCCTTGGTGCTTCTGGAACAAGAATAACGGCACATCTTGTGCATGAAATGAG GCGCCGTGGAGTAAAGTATTCTGTTGGTTCAGCTTGTATAGGCGGTGGACAAGGCATCGCACTTATTCTGGAGAATGCCTTATAA